tGTATATGACATTTGTTTATCAGGCAGTGTCTAATACTTTATAGATGCTGAAAGAAATACTGTGTAGCTCTGTAATAGGATCCTGAGATACGTCTCTGTGTTAAGGTGCgggtatgcttctgcgtcacacacacgcagagcacacggcgcacccgtgacgccgtcacgaaccgttcagacttctccgtctctccatttggtcgcggtgcagtaccccccgcggccactagttagcgatctttttctgaatggtttatccgactttttccggtcacagtaaatcaaagaaataaggacaactattgtgcaaaaaacaaaaacaaaaaaaatcacatataaacgaagaaaaaagccctggaagttcactactgattcaaaccggaaaccggaaatgcttcgctttcaaacgaaccaatcacagccctctcggtctgcgtgtggtcggcgtctcctcgacgcgtagttacaattttcgggaggtgcacgtcactgacggcgcatgtgacggcgtgtcctctgcgtgtacaaaaaccacacgccgtagacacggcgtcgttttgacgcagaagcataattcagcctttaagtGAAACCGTCCTTACTGCATTTTAAACATCTCTTCTTAGACATGGAGGCAGACGGCGTGAGCATATGGCCACGCATGGAACCCTTCCTACTGGGTGCCTTACAGGTGAAAACCCTCTTAGAGCTGTTCAGCAAAATTATACCGTCCAAAAGACGCAAACCTATTCTTTAACTGGAGCCACTACCTTTGCAGGTCGCTCCTTCCTCCAAGCTCGGTCTTCACTACCTTCGGAAGATGGGAACCTACGTGCGAACGCGGGATGGCTGTTTCCCTGTTTTGGGCTGGCCCATGTGGAGACACATCGCTTGCGGAAAGCTACAGCTTCCAGAAGACCTTGCGTGGCTCTACTTTGAGAGCTTTGACCTTCTCATGGGCCACACTGCCGAGGAGAGGTTGGAGTGGGCAGAGTGTCTGTCGCAGTGCTCTTGCAAAAGTGAGCTGGAGCAGCAAAGGAGCAAGGTGCAATACATGTTTGGAGTGGAATAAAGTTTAGATAcatattatgtgtgtgtttacctAATAATGTGATACCATGGCTTATCTTTTATGTTGACTCTCTGTTATATCTTTCTCGAGTTTGCGTTGCTCAGTGTGCTGTTCTGTTTTGCCAGAGGCAGAGGTTATTGTTTTAACCGTGCTCTCAGATTTGAGGAGATGTTCTGCACTGATACTGAGCCCTTGTTTCTTCGTCTTTAGCTGTCGGTGGACACACTgcagttcctcctcttcctcttcatccAGCAGCTGAATCGTGTGTCTCTGCGAACGTCTCTGATTGGAGAAGAGTGGCCTAACCATCGCACTCGCTCCCCGTCTCCATCAGACCGAGAGGCCAAGACAAGTGCTCAGAACAAGGTGCTCTGTGCTACGAAGTACACAAAACAGACCAATAATGTTACTGCGTGTTTCACAGTTGACTGTAATTGTAATCCTCCCGTCATAGTCAATGCCAggcttttatattttaaagctGAAAGCACAAGTTCTTTGATGTGTCATTCATGGCTGCTCTTTGTTTCTGGTTTTGATTGGCAGAACTGGGATGATCAGGCCCACCTGTCATTCGTACAAAGCAATCTGGCAGGGAttttggagctgctggtggaccCCGGCCAGCTGTCACAATCTGGACAAGCCCAAAGAGACTACCAGGTCTGTTCACAGTTAGCACAGATTCTGTTAGGTTTCAGCAACAATCTGTGTTTAAACAGTGTGAATGGAAGAACTGTGGAGAAACGTAGCTGAACAACATAACCTGGTCTGGGCCAAAGAGCCAGATATTTCCCCTAGGTAATGCTCTGTTCATTGTTGGATATCCAGTAAATCTAATCTGGGAACtctgtatttttcaaaatacaCCAATAAGTAGGTGACAAAATTAATTTTTGCAAGAATAAGTTAATGTCCATGTGGTGAAATGTATTGTACTTGAGACCTGTGTTGGTGACCCTGAATTtctataggcaaggcaagtttatttatatagcacaattcaacacaatgtgattcaaggtgctttacatcgacattaaagcagcaagacataattctacagttaataaaattatgagaaagggaggtaaaataacaaataaaataataaaaaaagtaaaataataaaaagcacaagctgttaaaaataagggcagtagagtacagcaggtaagtatttaatttaagagtaggcttgagtaaacagtaggCATGAATGCAAAGCATGTGTCACAACTGTTTAATCTTTAACATCCTGTAAGCGTTCAAAATTGACTAAAGCTGGGGGCATCTTTCTTTCCACTGTAAATGAAGTTTGTCTGACATCAATCCTTTTGACTGACAACCACAAAGTAAAATGGTGAAGTCAAAGGAGGTCAGAGCAGAAGGCATTATAGAGGATAACAGGGATTATAGAATTGCATAAACCAGGAATATCTCTTGAAGccacttaaaaaacaaaacaaaaaaaacagcagtttccttaaaacatttttgcGGCAGTGTGAGTTATTGGAAGTGGAGCTCCTTTGCTAAATTATGGCAGAAGAGAAACGCTCACTTTACATCGAGCAGTAAGCTGGACATTTGACCCTTGAATAAAGTGTAGTGTTTCATCAGAACAAAtcctcaaaacaaaaataaaacgtgACTATTCATTTCTTTTAGTAAACAGATCTCATTTAACCGTTCCTCctttgaaaaataataatttgaggAAATCACTAAAGTTAAATTCTACCAACATCCAGTCCGAACTGTACATTTGTTCTTGTCTTCTGAAAATTCCATTCAAAAATTTGAACGCAACTCTTCCGCTGCCCTGTAGCTGACCTTTGAGTTGTATTCATCAGATATCTGTGGAGTCTGTGCGGAGCTTGGGCCTCCTCCTGGAGGGTTCAGCCGGCCACGGAGGAGCCGTTCAGCCCATCCACCGGCTGCTGACCGAAGGCGAACTCCAGACACAAGCTGGCTACTCCCCCCAGAGCCGCTCCTTCCCTCTGCACAAGCTCCTGTCTTGTCTCCAGCGCAGCCTCGGTCTCAACCCCTTCGGGATCACCTCCTGCCTTCGCTCAGGAAAGAAACTAGCCTGGGCGCAACAAGGTGTCGCTGACTTTTCTGGCATCTTTGTCTGTTTCTGTCCTTGCCAGGGTTactctttgactttttttttttgtttgtctgtgcTTTCTAGTGGAAGGGGCCATGAAGAGAGCCAAGATAAGCAGAAACACCCACACAGCTCCACCTGGCAGTAAGATGGTGCTTATGTCCCAGGTCTTCAAACAAACTCTGGCTAAAACCTCAGACAAATTGACCGGTGCCAACATTAAAATCCACAGATGCTCTGATGCCTTTATTTACCTGCTTTCACCTCTCAGGTAAGGCTCGTTTCTGTGGACAGAACATTTTTGAGGACACCGCTCATCaatcacatttttctttttctgcacaCGTTATTTTAGATCTGTGAGTTTAGACAAATGCCGTAACACCACCGTGGTTCTGGGTCCCGTGGAGACCAGTATTCACATGCACTGCTGCCAGAATGTCAGGTTGGTTTGTGTGGCCAGAAGAATCGCAGTCGGAGCCTCTTCCCGTTGCACCGTCCACGCCCTGACACCCAGCCGCCCGCTGCTCCTGCCTGGAAACACAGACATCACCCTAGGTCCTTACCACACTTTCTACCCCTCCCTGGAGGACCATATGGCCAGCGTGGGCTTGGCGGTGGTTCCCAATGTCTGGGATCAGCCCTTGCTTTGGGCTACCGATTGCCTTGCCAACTCTTCGCTCAACACGTCCTCCAGCCCAGACACTGCCTGCTATCGCCTGCTGCCGCCATCACAGTTTCACACCCTGGTTGTGCCGTACCAGATGGAGGGGGATACGTGCGAGGTGCCTGGCGGGCTGCCTCCTGCCTACCAGGAAGCTGTGAATGAAAAGCAGAAGAGGATACAGACCTGGCAGAAAACGGTGATGGATGCCCGACTCACCAAGTAAGTCGATAAGACCTTCTTATTTCCATCAAGCTGAGGAATACATTGTATGAAATTAAGGTTTATTGTATGTTTGTCTGCAGGGAGCAGAAACAACAATTCCAGGAGCAGGTGGAGTTAAAGTTCCACGAGTGGCTGATAGAAACGGGGCACCGGCAGGAACTTGACAGCCTGATCCCGCCAGTGATAACCTCTGTTAAGGACTTGGACAGAGCAGAAAAGGACACCGGCCGAGTTAAACCAACCAAACCGACTGAGACCGAAGAAACGGGACAGCCGCCCGTGGTTCATTGAATTATTGTGTTAATTTTGTTTTGGGGCATATTTTCCCGAAGCCGGTGAACTGAAACAGCCTGGCAGTGACCACAGACAGGTCAGACGGGCGTGAAGCTGCCGGTTCAGTTTTCATAACAACCTGGGGTGTGGACATCTCACCAATTTCCTCCCAACAAAAGGCAGCTACACCTTTTATCCCATGCTGAGGAGGGAGTGGAGCAGAATGTTGCAGAACAACTTGGTGCAAGTCAATCTTATGAGACTGAAGACACGGGGGTGGGGCACATGTTTAGCTTTTAAAGGAAGAAGATTTCTGAAAATATGCTGAAAATAGGAAAGTCAAACTTTAGGAGAATTGTGCTATaaataaaaatctattttttttttatttcaagtggGAAATTGAGGTGTTCTGCAAGTTCAAAGCATTTTGAAGCGTTTTGGAGACTTGACATCACTTGGGTCCTCATTGGAGGTTGCTGCGCTGAGGCTCGGTGTGGCTTAGGCCTGCAAGAACCACAAATGCCTTTGTCTATAAAGTCACAgccattatttcttttttccgaCAGACTTCCTTTTGGTAAATAACTAACTTTGTATTCTCAGAGAGGGAAACCTAAGTAGAGAGCCACGGAGAACATTGaacatatttaattgtttgGGTGGAAAGAAGATGCTTGTGCACCCACAGCTCAGGTCATAGTATTTATTAGAATAGTAGAAAATAATTTAAGActtttgtttcttaattttctcctttctttgaaAAGATTAGGCAACATTGTTGGGGATGTGTCctaattgtatttttgtatgaatatatatgtaATTATCAGTTCTGAAAGATAATTCCAATAATTCTGTCCTACTCAGAGCAAGTTTGAACATTTAAAACTTCCAAGTGTACTTAAGCCAGTTCTTCACATTTGGCATTACAGCCTGTttgatttaattacattttttttttgtttacataaTGTATGTGTATTATATGGTTTTCGAAAAGAATATGATGTTACTGTAAAACTTGTGCACTTTTCTGCTGGTGTTTACAAGCAACAATCCTCATCTGCTGTACGAAGAGGACAAACTGGTCCTGGCAAAATAGATAATAAAAGTTCTGCCTGATAAAGTGCCTCCttgttttgtttaaatattCAACTTGAACAAAATAACAGGTTTCAAATTGACATGAACGATGATTCTTAAATAAATGTACTGAAATACATGAACTATATTATCGTGATTATCAGCATTTCTTCTCCACGTTGATCTACACAACCTCAGACGTAGTTTCTGATTTCAGAGGAGAAGCACCTGCATATGTTTGATTCTGTCCCCTCAACATGGCTGCCACAGGGCGGTAAAGACATGACTGAAAACAGTCATCGGTTTTCTACAGTATTTCtccaaaatgacattttatgaAGACCGAAGAAAATGATCAACTTTTAAAACAAGTTAAATGGTTTCAATTAatccagagaaaaaaacaagatatttGAGATTTTTACTGTAATGCAAAACATTTAGTTTGATCACTGTCCTAACAACATCTGcagcatttgtttatttatttattctcccTCGAAAAGGCTTCAGGTTTTGACATCCTTCAGACATTGTGCATGCATCTCTGGAGCTTTGGAAGCAAGATTCAGGACGTCACAGACTTACCAAATAAAATAGATCCAAGTCCCAGTCGGTTTCAGCTCAGCAGATAATTTACactaaacatttaattttaattaacattTAATCTCATAgtaatttgtaaatatatatttatgcaattttttagcttttaagatgttttttctGAAGGAAGTTTGGCAGTGCGATCACACTATTCCTACAGAAGTTGCACGTCTGAATACTTCTTCTAGATGTATCTACAGGCCAGAGAGGAAGCGGGTCCTCGCCAGGTGGGGGCGAGCTGGTGGAGCTGGCATGAGTCACAGTGGGCACTGGACCCAGCCCGCAGAGAAGTGGGGGTCAATAAACGCATAACGGTGCCCGGCCATTATGCCGTAATCCTTCCCCGCTTTTCTGGAAAAACTGAATAGCACTAGAATCACTGACTCAATTTTTGGATCTCATTTTCATGACAAAGCGATTGTTCCCCTTTTGCCTCCACTGTTGCTGTTTATGAACATGTGGGCAGCGGGGGTATAAAAGGCACAGGCTGAAAGGCCGAAGCGACACCGAGACCTCAGCTGAGCCTCCACCATCACCACCGAGGCAATCCCAAACATCACATCCAAGATGGGCAGGGTGAGTTCATGTTCACGTTGAGAAGTGCAGGAGGCTGCACATCTCTGCGTGCTTTACCGGGGCACCGGCTGCTTTCATCCAGGTGGAGGCCGAAGCTGGGATGTTTGCCGGAGTCCTGCTACCTTCCTTTCTGTTGTTCTGAATGCAAAGATGTCTGACTTGTCCTGACATGCTTGTGCTCGTCCTCCTCCAGATCATCTTCTACGAGGACAAGAACTTCCAGGGCCGGCGCTACGAGTGCGACAGCGACTGCTCAGACTTCCATGCCTACCTGAGCCGCTGCAACTCCATCCGGGTGGAGAGCGGGGCCTGGGTGGTGTACGAGAGGCCCAACTACATGGGCTACCAGTACGTCCTGACCAGGGGAGAGTACCCAGAGTACCAGCGCTGGATGGGGCTCAACGACCGCCTCAGTTCCTGCAAGATGATCCACTTTGTAAGTGATCTGGCCTCCTGGTCGGGTTTTTGCTTTTCCTCGTTCAGCGTTTTCCACTCCGAGAACGTATTAGAGCCTCAGGCAGAGATCATGGTATAGTTATCGAAGCTACCAGCAAAAGTAGAGCTCGGTCAATGACCAATACGGGATTTGTGACTGAAGTGACCCTGACTTTCCAGCCTCTGATACAAAAATCAATGCAGCGAGCTGTTTGTTTACAGCTCTGCTTTAGTCATTAACATGCAAACCATGTTTGACTGTCATCATTTATCTCGTATATGGAGTAAAAAATACCAGATTTAGTAAGAAGATGATCTAAACAGCCTGAATACCTGAAAATCTCTGTTAATAGTTCATCATACTCCAGAAAAGCTACGCTTCTGCTCGCATCTCATCTCCCTATATATCCCCccttccccttttttcttaCCCCACATCCCATCCCCATTCTTTCCCAACCCTCTCCACTAACTGCCCAATCGCAAACCCCCAAACACCTCCCCGTTACCCCCCTGcttccccccccacccctccttcACCTTCCAGACCAGTGGGACCCAGTACAAGATGCAGCTGTATGAGAAGGCCGACTTTGGGGGCCAGGCCGTGGAGGCCGTGGAGGACTGCCCCTCGCTCCTGGAGAAGTTCCGCTGGAGGGAAGTCAACTCCTGCAAGGTGTACGACGGCTGGTGGGTCTTCTACGAGCACCCCAACTACCGCGGGCGCCAGTACTTCCTGGAGAAGGGCGAGTACCGCAAACCTGGTGACTGGGGGGCCGTCAGTCCAACAGTTCAGTCCTTCAGGCGCTTCACTGAATGATTGAAACCAATTGaacgtaaaaaaaaagcatgagcTATATCAGGGCATTAAGAGCTGACATCTGACTATGACTCTCTTTGGCCTATGTTGTGATTTTGAGCTGAggtttcaaaaaaataaaactgtccAGCAAAGCAGATCGATCCATGTCTCTTATCTGGGTGTTTTATACATGATTTGTTTAATAGCTTTTGAACTGTCTATAGTATTAGATAATAGAGACCATATTTCTATCTCAGATATAATTCAGGAAACGTTGGGTAACGTccagtttttaacatttttaacacTCAGTGTTCAACAAGTTTTCAGAGGAACCTTTAAAAACTTAAGCAGAGTATCCAGTTTTCAAAAGATTAAAACAATCATATGATTTAGTTACTCCTGAAGCCTTGGAGCAAAGAAAGAACCTCCACACTTCTGATTGTGCCAATGTTTCATTCCCTCTGGACCTCAGTCAAAAGTAGTGTTAACAGAACTTCCTTGAAGTGATAATCTCAAGTCGATCATTCTTTGTTCGATTTTCGTGCACAAAAGGTGTgcaataacttttttttccctctggaCGAATCCAAGTAATTGATCACAACCCTAAAAGAAGCAAACAACCATGGAATATCTGACACAGGGGAGCTCATTTTCACCATCTAAAACAGCGCAAACTTCACAGATTTATAGAGGATCAAGCGAACACCATTACCTTATCAGATATATGTACACTATGTCACTTTTGCACAAGTTATTTTACAGCGTTTTGTCACTTCATTTTCCTTAAAGCAGAACATCTGAATTGCAATACTGTTGCAAAGCAGACCGTGTTGTTTGGGCCAAGTACCTTTAACTGCTGTGACATCAAGTGACATTTGGGAGATTTGAATTAAGATGGTGAATGCTGGATCTCCTATGGGCCTCATTCTGAGTAGCTGTTAGCCTATAGCTCCCCATCATTTAAAAATGGAGCATGCTCAGTACTAACGCTTCTGTCTACTACAGTTAGGACACTAACCACAAACCCATCCAGGTATTATCTGTACCCACTTTCTCCAACATCAGCTCTCCTCGGGTGGAAGGCAGGGCTACATCTTGGACCGGTTGCCAATCAAATCCATGGTcacatatagacaaacaaccaaacacactcacacttctCCTATGGAAGACTTTGAGCCATGTCCTTGTGAGGAAGCTGAAGAACCCCCGGaagggaaccaggaaccttcctgCTCTTAGGCAACAGTGCATCTGTATCATCCAAACCCTcttcaaacaaaccaaaaacaaacaaaataacctAACAGCCCCAAGTCTTTGCACTGGTCAGTCTGAAACTCACCTCAGTAAAATGCCAGACCAGCTAGCTTTGCAATATGGCTACTtttgaaaaagcatgttatgttCAGCATTAGTAAACAACAGTTACTGTATGTATGAGAATGTACTACACCTCTGTAAGAGCGATAACCCAACCGGAAGCTGGTCAGCGTGGTCATGTGACTAGCTTCCACTCTTAGCGGCCTACTGGATTATGTGGTGCAGTATGCAAGATAGACTGGTTATTTGCACGACAAAACTTCCGTGGAAGTGTTTCTGATCTACTTCAGTGTGAGCACCTGCTTCCATCCTGCACACTACATGTGGGTAAAGTAGTGCACACTGGACGAGTTGAGTGCAGTTTTGAAAACGGAGTCTTTTACAGCTGAAATCAGTTCATCACAATGCAGAGCTCTTCCATCAGCACTGAAAGACAACAATTTTGCACAGTCAACTGACTTTTCTCACTATctaattttcacctttttgatttttattacTTTGGTGAATGTTTCCAGTAACACTCTCTCTGTTTGTTTTCATCCCTTGTGCTGTCTGCAAGTTGAAACTGTGAACTGAAgtaattttaaatcaatatgagATCCAAGGACCAGCGCATTAAGCCTGGTTGACATGACTAccacccatgatgctttgcaaTGTAAATGACAATGGGGAAGTATAAGTGGAatgattttcttttaaagaGTACATTTAATGAACCCAttaaacattacttttttctgtatttaagaTGTATAATTTAGGTGTGTGACAGGAcctcatttttttaaaaatcctgAAAAATAGCTCAAAGATATGTCATTCAGTCTTAGAGGCTACTCTGATGCCACAGACTCAGATCTGAGTAGAATTATTCAGTCTCAAGTCAGGTCTCCATCACGGAGCATGTACTGTTTCACACTAGCGAGTTACACAAACCTGATTTCAAAAGATGCACACTTCATGGAGCAGAGGGCTACGGTCAAGTTGGAGTGCTGACTTCtctaaaaacagctgcaaaacacgGTAGAAAAGggtagtgtgttactgtgtgATGTTTTGGCTGAACCACATTGCAATTGTTTCAGTAAGATCTCAGGAAATTGCACTAAACGGAAACAAAGACATCCTCTATCACGCCCATACAACTAATAACAGTGTTTAAGTTAAGGCATTAAtatactgtgtgtgtatgtatgtatatatatgtatgtatatatatgtatatatatatatatatatatatatatatacacacacacacacacatatacatatacacacacatacacacacacatacatatatataataaaattcaCATCATAACAAATGTGAAAAGAACAACATtgcaaaaatatacatttgtgtCTAATTTGTCACAGTAAGATGTTCCAAAGAATGGGGGCAGTGATTGAAAAAGCGTGTTCTATTTTTAAGTCTAGATCTGGGAACACAAAGGACCATCTGGCTAATATAATCCCATTACTGGCAGGAATATGAACATGAGTAAGCTTGGACAAGTATAGTGGTGCCAATCATTTTAAAAACCTTCTAAACAATCATTCAAATCTTCCCTAAAGCAGACAGGATAGCAGTGGAGTGATATGGTCATGTTTTATGGGTCCCACTTAAGAGCACAGCAGCACCATTTTTCACAAACAGGGACAGACAAAGAGACAACTGATCTAAACCAACATACAATCCAATAGTGTGGTAATAAAAGCATAATCATTATAAATGTTAGTAAGGTTTCGCTTTGGCCGACAGTCTCAGCTGGAATTGATTCACTTTTACAACAGAACTAACCTGTTTATCAAATTTAATAGTGCTGTCAAAAAAGGTTTTTAACAAATTGATAAAGGGGCCGAGACAGTTGGCACACTCTCAGCTGGTCACCACAACCAAACGTAACAATTTCTGTTTACTTTTGTTGAAACAGAGAAAATGAATGCCAGAGTATTTCAAATCACAAAAGCAAGAACGTCTGCTGAATATTGGAAATTCCTTGATTTTTACTAACGGACAAATTTGGATATTGTCTACAGCACAGTGAAATTAAAACTGTAGTTCCTAAAAATGAACCCCAAGGGAGGCATAAAGAAAACGGTAGTGGGCCCAGAAAGGAGTGGGAACCCCATAAGAGAGGCGCCACAGAAATAACCTTACAGATCTGTATAGAGAAACACCTGTCAGTTAGATATGACTTGAACCAACCAAGGATATACATTTTATGCCCACACTTTTCAAGAGGGATAAAAGAGTGAATTGGTCAGTTGTATCAAAAGCAGCAGTTAAATCTAAAACAGCAGTTTCCTGTTTAAAAACCctcagaagagcagtttcaGCACTATGGCCAAGAttaaaaccagactgaaatgtaataaaactcaTCTAGGAAAATTAAGAGAGAGATGtaaaccactttttttttttcttttcgggTGGGATTCAAAATTTGACAAAATATGAGAAAAGGCAATCTCTGTCCAGACTGTTCTCCTACGTGGGTCCTCAATGGTGGAACAAGTTGATAGTGAGCCTTCTCTCTCTACATTAAAGACGCTCTTGAAAACTCTACTCTTCCAGTAATGCCTAAACTTATTTCTCTAACTTTTTTACCCTCTTACCATCCAATTGACCATGGCTGGATTGTTTCCCTGCAGATTACCCTCGGACACTTAGGTGACTTgaggacgttttttttttttttaaatatctatgAAAGTTCTCAACTTGAAAGGTTCGAAGTAGGttaacatgaaaaagtgacCTTACAATTACAATAACTACAGAAGTGTTTTTCCTGTTGTCCATTAGATAAGAGCTATACAACCATTGACATACCATGtagaaaaatacatgaaaaaaagaagcatgagGAGAtcccttttttccccaaaatataatattttttattagaaatatataaatatgtacatACTAATAAAAGTGGATTTCAAGAGGAATCAGAGTGATGAAACTTTTATAATGATTAAAATCCTTTgtttttatccatttattttttcattaaatcGTGATGATGGGATGTCAGAAGTGTATGACAACAGACCTGATAAAAGGTCCAAACC
This DNA window, taken from Cololabis saira isolate AMF1-May2022 chromosome 6, fColSai1.1, whole genome shotgun sequence, encodes the following:
- the tbccd1 gene encoding TBCC domain-containing protein 1, encoding MEADGVSIWPRMEPFLLGALQVAPSSKLGLHYLRKMGTYVRTRDGCFPVLGWPMWRHIACGKLQLPEDLAWLYFESFDLLMGHTAEERLEWAECLSQCSCKSELEQQRSKLSVDTLQFLLFLFIQQLNRVSLRTSLIGEEWPNHRTRSPSPSDREAKTSAQNKNWDDQAHLSFVQSNLAGILELLVDPGQLSQSGQAQRDYQISVESVRSLGLLLEGSAGHGGAVQPIHRLLTEGELQTQAGYSPQSRSFPLHKLLSCLQRSLGLNPFGITSCLRSGKKLAWAQQVEGAMKRAKISRNTHTAPPGSKMVLMSQVFKQTLAKTSDKLTGANIKIHRCSDAFIYLLSPLRSVSLDKCRNTTVVLGPVETSIHMHCCQNVRLVCVARRIAVGASSRCTVHALTPSRPLLLPGNTDITLGPYHTFYPSLEDHMASVGLAVVPNVWDQPLLWATDCLANSSLNTSSSPDTACYRLLPPSQFHTLVVPYQMEGDTCEVPGGLPPAYQEAVNEKQKRIQTWQKTVMDARLTKEQKQQFQEQVELKFHEWLIETGHRQELDSLIPPVITSVKDLDRAEKDTGRVKPTKPTETEETGQPPVVH
- the crygs2 gene encoding crystallin, gamma S2 is translated as MGRIIFYEDKNFQGRRYECDSDCSDFHAYLSRCNSIRVESGAWVVYERPNYMGYQYVLTRGEYPEYQRWMGLNDRLSSCKMIHFTSGTQYKMQLYEKADFGGQAVEAVEDCPSLLEKFRWREVNSCKVYDGWWVFYEHPNYRGRQYFLEKGEYRKPGDWGAVSPTVQSFRRFTE